A stretch of DNA from Leptolyngbya sp. SIO1E4:
CAAGTTTTCGCCATTCTGTTGACTGAGGTTTATTCCCCTTATGTCTATTCCGATTCGCTAGCAACAGTCCGGACAATTTTCTAGAAGACCGCTAAAACCCTGGCTTTGTCGTTCCTGTCTGCTTAGCCAAAAAGGGCTGCAATCTACATTCTGTGGTTGGTTATCAACAACTGTCCGGAGTTATTGTGCTAGACATGATGGACAACAATCATGGGATGTTGCGATACCAATGTCCCTGACCCTACTAACAACTGCTTCTGGCAGACCCCAGAGCTTCGAAAACCTTAGTTTCTAGGCAGAGTGATGTAGCCTGAGAAAAGCAATCCACACCACAGGAGGTGTTTGTGAAGGTCGCGTTTGTGGGCATGGGGACGATGGGAGTACCGATGGCGCTAAACCTGCTGAAAGCAGAGCATGATGTGACGGTGCATAACCGCACCCGCGATCGCGAACGTCTTGTTGCTGAAGCAGGGGCCAGCCGTGCCGAGACTCCCCAGGCGGCAGCTGTGGGGGCGGAGGTTATCATCACCTGCATCAGCGACACCCCAGATGTGGAAGCCGTCATTTTAGGAGAACAGGGCATCATTCATGGGGCAGCACCTGGGGCAATTGTGGTGGACATGTCCACCATTAGCCCGACAGCAACCCAACAGATAGCCACCGCCCTAGCCGAGCAAGAAATTCATATGGTGGATGCTCCCGTGTCCGGCGGTTCGGAGGGGGCTCAGAAAGGCACTCTGTCCATCATGGTGGGGGGCAAAACTAAAATCGTGGAAACGGTGCGTCCCGTGCTAGAAGCCCT
This window harbors:
- a CDS encoding NAD(P)-dependent oxidoreductase; this encodes MKVAFVGMGTMGVPMALNLLKAEHDVTVHNRTRDRERLVAEAGASRAETPQAAAVGAEVIITCISDTPDVEAVILGEQGIIHGAAPGAIVVDMSTISPTATQQIATALAEQEIHMVDAPVSGGSEGAQKGTLSIMVGGKTKIVETVRPVLEALGKTITHIGPIGSGQMTKAINQIIAAGTYWSVAEGLALGLKAGLDMDRVVQAVGGGAAGSWGLTHRSDNMIANEYPLGFRVRLHQKDLNIALDAARELGVTIPMAAYVEQIENGLMAQGYGDEDISAIARSIRQQSGIDP